The Gossypium hirsutum isolate 1008001.06 chromosome A13, Gossypium_hirsutum_v2.1, whole genome shotgun sequence nucleotide sequence aaaattttttaaaaataataaaaatttataaaaagagttgtaatttaatttttaattgtttttaataacttgtatatatttcataattttttgaattttttataatattttaataattgttaaaactttttaataaaaattatttttttcacacATGCTATCTCGCATAATTCCGTAAATCATCACCATTCTCCTTAAACCATCAAATACTAACTTCATTATTTATCAGACTCTTCACTAAACGCTCCATCCAAATCTAATTATCATCACACTTCAAGATCCCCGTTAAAATTTAATCCAAACTttcgaaataaaataataaaaaaatattattttcttatatatttttttaaacttttacaaCTTCTTATACcctcaataaaattttatattttttattaatttgtatcattttaattatttttatataattatctaCCATTTCTaatgtttttaataatatttatttaatattttcattatttcataacatattaataatattttgtaatgtttaataattttagtagttttttaaatttttatgatatttgatgatatttaatattttaatagttttataaaaacttttcaaaacttttataatattttaataatttttggctaaaatttttataataattttaattttaatatttttttcattttagttattttatatagttttctatatttataaaacatggttagaaatttataatttattgagaatttttaaataatccctaaaaatcaattaagtcatcctaaaatttaaaaaaaaaagaaaaagaataagaagTAAggcaaacataaaagaaaaaaaaagttaagtaTTTGTCTCTAAAATCCTTTAAGGTATTCAAATTATGTATAACTACATAATGTTTTAATCGAGAAATTAATGATAATAACCatttggactaattaataacattacaAAACTATAGgaaccaaattaaattaaaaattaaagtgacgcaattaaatctttaatttagacataataaaaagactaaaactGAAATTTAACTCTTCTCTAAAGCTTTTAGGGTATTCAAACTATATAtgaccatctaatattttaacaGTAAAGGTAACGAGatttggactaattaataatattataaaaatatagagactagtttatattaaaaattaaggtatataaattaaatatcaaatttaagtaTATTAAAGTGATCAGAGgtgaaatttaacattttttaaaatgaaaaaaatgaaagtttagTTGAGAAAATCACGTGTCtggaaaattaataattaaattatgttaaaaattaaattatatagattaaatattaaatttaaggtGACGAAGCTACATGTCACGAGAAAGAACCCTCGTATATACTCGTACATAAGTGATtgaaatataaggattaaatcttaaatttaagaaATTAACCATTTTATAAGATTATTATTCTATTACACCGTAAATTGGACCTGTCTTTGCAAGTTGGAGGAGCCCAAGACACGATTTTGGAGTAGTGGCGGGAAATCCATTCTTCTTCCCCCTTTTGGCTTCTCTTTCCCTCGCCCAAACTCATCTTGTCTCACTATCTCTCAGACAGGACCCTCGCCGTCGCTGTTGGTTCCAAACGGCCTTTGTCTCTCATTTTCCCCTTAATTTACTCCTTTTTTTAGGAGTTATTCGTAATTATACATATCTTTGCTCCACGGTGGTTTCTCTCAATCTCAACctacaaagaaaaaaaaccaatgggaagagaaaaagagaaagaaaagccGTCTGAGAAAGCTCTAAATCTCCTTAGATCTCGTCTCTCTGACCCTAATTTCATCTTTCGACCCCTCTCCGATTCTCCTGACAGTAACTACAGGtctgcttttttttttccctATAATTTTATCCATCTTCCACTCACTTAAAATGAACATAATAAACGACTTTTTCTTATTCCTAAATAAATGTGTATATTTCTCCCCTTAAATTCCTTTTGTTCTCTTTCGCAGCAAGTTGAAGTTTATAATTTCCACTTCAGTTACGGAAGCATGCAATAATTCGATTCTGCTTCTTGGTCCTCATGGGTCAGGGAAAGTCGCGGTATACCACCATCTTTGATTAaactcctttttatttattttttctttcattcttctaAACGAAcaattttctttttgtatttttttccgCGTTGTTAGGTTTTGGAACTTGTTCTCAGCGATCTTCTTCAGCAATATCCTGAAGCAATATCAGTGGTATGGCTACGCTTCTTAATTtcttgctttattttattttcttcagtATTACGGAAGATTGTTCCTGAGGCTGTAGTAGTGGAGAAAAAAGATAATAAGGTAAAAGTTTAATTGATCTAGTTTCTTTGGAAACGAGGAAatgaattttaaagtttttattttgatgaaattatgtttTGGATATTCATTGGAATGCATTCTAAggtaaatttgtttattttctggAACTAATCCCTTCATTCATGTTTTTAGGGGATGTGATGAGAGAGGATTTTTTGTTAGGTAGACTAGGAATCTTTGGATCACTTCAATAACTGCAAGTCTTCTCATTTACTGGTGCCTTGACCATATGCATCATACTAGTATTTTCATTTCCATGAGCATAAACAAACTGTATGGATCAAATCAACTATGCTTGTATGTATGATTGTGTGATTATATGTAGAAGTCCCAGCTCAGTTTATTCTTGTTTGCAGTGCCTTAAACTGCAAAGCCACAATGCttcaaaatacatacatatacgCATATTATGCGTTCTCATCTTATATTGTCTTCGACTATTGATGCAGATTAGACTGAATGGCCTTCTGCATAGTGATGACAATTGTGCACTTAAGGTGGATATCTCACAACTTTCCTACTCCTACATTATACTTTGTTGTACTGAATTACATGATCATGAATTATCAACTCCCTAATTTTTCTCATTATGCATGTTAAACCTGTGATACTGTGTATGGTCTTATCTCATGCTAAACTTGATTCATGCAGAAAGTATGCTTTCATATAACTAAATTGCTAGTTGAGTAAAGTGTATCCTTTATGCATAAAACAGATAAAATTGCACCTGCAATTCCCCAAGTTTTGGTTGCATTTCATGTTGATTCAGTAGTTCAAAAAGTCACTTATTAACTTCCATCCTTATAATGAAGAGGCTCTTCAGTCTGTGTTGTTGGCCTCTGGTCAAAAAGAACAAAGGGAGattgaagagaagaaaagaaaaaggaaagagcaGGAAAAATGggagaaattattattattatttcttgaaattaattaaaCTGCAGTATTAGAAGATTGTTAtccaaatttttattaatatacatattttctgaaaaagtaaaattaatataatcttaaaatttttctttattcctttttttattataaaatatagttTAGGTTCtctttaaatattgaattttaaaaagataaatttatttctttGTCTGTTAAGAGGAATATTAGCTGATGAGGGAAGGGGTTGTTTAATTTTGAAACTAGGCCTACATGGCTCATTAGTGGTTTTGGTGGCCACCATTTCAAGTAGtggttgtaaaataaatattttcaacatAGCAATTCTTATGCTATTTTTCAATGCTGTCGGCAGTTGGAACTTGAAATTAGTGGTTGGTTTATAGAAGAATTGTTAGAGGGAAGTTTAATTGTAATGCTAGAACTATATGTACTAACATTTGACCCTTTGAACTCTTGGAACTGGTATGatatgtttcccaaagtttgGGGACTACAGGTGCAATCACTGATACATACATTTTTTATACAGTGCAAAGGTGTTTCCCACAGTTAAAACTGGGTAGTTTTTTGCACAAAATTATCAGACCTGAGATATTCTTACAACTCTTCTATATTAATAGGGGAATTTCTTGAAAAATAGATGGATCCTTGATTGTTACTTCCTGAGGCAACAATGAGAAGTTAGTACATTGAATGATTAGCAAGTTTGTGGATAAGCAATATCACTATGcacttaattttaaaagtttctcTAATGGAAAATATGTAGGTCTAGaccataaataaatcattaacacATTGAAGAAATCTGAATGGAATTTATCCAATGACGATTGGTGAGCAGCTCAACAAGTTATGGGCATATAGTAACTGCactgaattgaaaaaaatactaGGTCTGGTCTTGTGCTAGTTAGCTAGATGATATTACTAGCCGAGCTTATCTGTTTTTTCTCTATTATCTGCATATGCAACTTGTCACTTGTTAATAATAGTACCTAACGTATTTTTTGTTCAACCATCAGTTTTCTTCCAAGGCTTTTACTTCCAAGGCTTTTACTAAGTCATGCAATTAAATTAGTTTGTCTTAAAACTTTCATGATACTATCTTTTATTTGTCAATGGTTATTTGTCTTTCAGGAAATTGCTCGACAGTTATGCATGGAACATCAACTTTTGTTCTCGAAAGTGGTACTGTGTATATCTATTTGAGGTCAATGTCATTTCTAACTAAAATTTATattgattatgaaatgatttctGTAGGCATCATTTGATGACAACTCCCAGTTCATGATAGCAATGTTAAGGTGAGGGCGTTTGATTTGCCTTTTCTTGAAACAAAATCTATTCCAATTATCTTTAAACTGATAGTGTCTATCATTACAGGGAATGTGGATTAGCACATAAAACGATTATTTTTGTGCttgatgaatttgatttttttgctCAGGTTAGGATCTTCTATTATTCTATATAATAATGCGAAATGTAAAAGCTCCTTTTTTTTCAGGGTGTGGACCATAGataacatattaataattttattttgggaaaaaaaatttaggttttaaaattttcaatcaagcAATTAAACAGAATTTCTTTGTCTAATTGTTTTTTTGTAGGGAAAACAAAGATTACTTTATAGCTTGCTAGATGCAATGCAGTCCGTGAATTCACAAGCTGTTGTCATTGGTGTGAGCTGTCGACTGGTgtgtttaaagttttttattttttgaatttttattgtttacagCATTTATGGTTTGTCTTTCATTGTTTCATTTTGCTGAGTTTTGTATAAAATTCTTTTACTTGCTGAAAGATGAAAACTAACTAGAGAATTGATGCTTAGCTTCTGTCTATAGATTAGTTTATAAAGATGCAGTTtgcttaataataatttatttacttcCTTAAGCCCTAAAATGTTAGTCCATGCCATATAGGATGTTGACCAGCTTCTTGAAAAAAGAGTGAGATCTCGTTTTTCACACAGAAAGCTGCTATTTCTTTCTCCCTCTAAAGAAGATACAGAAAGGTGATTTTTCTTTTGTCTAACCATGGAGATCATTGTGTCTTATGCTCAAGAAAGAGCTACATTAGATGATGCCTAATTTGGCCTTGCAGATTCATGGAGCACATTTTGTCCTTGCCGATGGATTCAAGCCTTCCCCACAACTACGCTGCTGAATTTAATGGAAGGCTAAAAGTATCCTTTCCCTGAAACTTTCTTTTGATTGGATAATTGATAATGGTATAGTACAGAAGGGGGTGGGTGAGAAGGGGGGGTCATGACTGAACAGATTTCCAATGATTTTCAGAACctgttttgaaaagtttgaagtGGCTGTTAGATTATGTTTTTAATGACTTTCCAAATTCCCTCATTTTAAGAACAAATTGAATCTTAATTATAATATACTCATGGTTTGTTCTTATGAAATTCTGAATATAGAAGTTACATTCTCTAAATTTAGTAATGAATGCTTATATTGGAATGGCCTTATAGTATACAGATTAGAGAGTTAATTTATAGTTGGAAACAAGTATATGTTGTGCAAacaaattattttactttttccaaTAAATAAATCACAGTTTGACCTGAATTGATCCAATTCATCATTTTTCCCCTTTCTCCCTCCGATATGCTGTAGCTTTCTCATATCTGTCTTTCCATAAACTAAACAAGATTATGTTCCAGTTAGTCATCAATAACAATAAAACACTACAGCCTGATAGATTTTATTGtctttgttatattttatatctAGAAAACAGTAAAACAAGTAGGGATAAGGTTGAATATATATGACCTTTAGGTGCAGAACCTTTGAATTTAGGCTTCcctttgttatatatataaataaaagcaTACATTAAATATTTATGCATGCTCCTAAGGTGCTTTACAATTTTGGATACATAATTTgtaaagattaattaattttaactataTGTTGATACTTAAATGTTTATGCACCTAAGATTACACATATTTTACTTGTATATTTCCAAGGATCTGTTCTTCCAGACTGAGTGATGAATTCCTTGACATCTTACAGAAAATTTTATCAGATGAGAGATTCAAAGAACTGATTGATACCTATTTGAGTTTCAATTTCACAATTGGTCATCTGGTTAGGTTTCTGTAAGTGTTGCTTCTTGCATCTGGAAATACAGGCTTTTATATAAACATAAGCTACTAGAATTACAATGTTTTATGATAAGCTAATATGAATGTTGAATTGATTCTAGATTTCAAGCTGTTTCTTATATGGATTTGAATGCTGGGTTCCTTTCACTTGGGAACCTCAAAACTGCACTTTCCAGCAACCAGAGGCAGCTAAAGTTGGAAAGCATAAGAGGTACGAGGACTTAAATATGCTTTCCTCTCTATTTGGTActgtatttcattttttttttttttgcatatagGAATATTTAATAACTCCTGCTTGAGAGTAGCACGCTTTTCATAAGGTCAAATTGTCTCAAATTTGTTTCTTAATAGTAAAGCTAATCTGgtataaaatttagtttttctCCAACTTTTTCATGTGAATAATCTACTGAAACTTGTAATCAAGTACAATGGACAATGACTACCTTGTAAGACTTTTGTTGGATTTGTGAAAAGTTAAAGCAAACTGTCATCTGTCGCAAGCTTCATCTCAGACTTCCTGGTCATTTTTTTTTCATGCTGAAATTCCCAACTTTTAGATTGTTGTTTCTCGGGTTTTTATGTTTAGATGTTCAAAGAGAACATTATCTTGTAAAAAATAATCATCTGAAATCCTTCAAATGGCTTCAACTTCCATTGGGCATTTTGTGTCACGTTGATGATTTTTGGTGGAGTATTGTTGCAATGCTTTAGTATTTCATTAATTAATCTTAGTTAGCTAACTCTTTGAAAGTCTTACATCATTGTATAGAGTATTGATGGTTTTGAACAGATAATTGGTGCAAACTGATATAAGTATTATTAAAATACATGGGGCATCTTTAAATGTAGTTGACAATTTAAATTTCTAACATTTGACATGTTAGAGTTGTGTGCCCCAAAgtcatgttaaaaataaaatatgagtgGCAAGATAGGGGGATTTGTGGCATTACTTCTATtagatgttgattagaataaggttttttaaacctatGAATAGACGCAGTTTgtactcctcttgtatcattcgaattcgacatagtgaattttcttctcctctgcctgtggttCTTCCTGAAAgtgtttccacgtaaaaataagtgtgttctatttttctctcttttctttgcgatacattGCCATTATGGACGTTCTATTTTCACATGACACAAGTAAGATCTGAAGCAATTTTAAAAGCAATGCCATATCGCCGTGCAGTTTTAGTTGCAAAATCAGGGTAAGATAAAGCATGACAAGTAGATGAGTTCCatctttgatttatttaattttattagaaacATAACAATCTTTGAAATTGTGTAAAGCAGATTGCTCTGTATTGGAACTCTATATGATGGTATGCATGAAAAGGTTGGAAGTTAAGGAGCAGACCTCTTATAACTTCTATTCTGTTATGACAGGTTCATTTCACTACCTTCattgttattactattatttttttggtaaaaggacctcTTCAGTTcctctcaattttgaaattgagcaaattggtccctctaaaaaaaaatcaaagcaatttaatccttgttaaTTTCGAAAGTGAGGAACTAAGAACAATCACGATAATGTTTTTCATCAATTGTACATgaatttgattggtataataacaaatataGCTCTCAATGTTTATACATTCTGTCAATTTGGTCCTAGTTTAACAAATTTATCCCGCAACatttgtgtaaatgttgaggctgaatttgttgaaaatttcagaattaaggccaaaatgacaatatataaaaattgaaaactaaatttgttattataccaatcaaaatgatGTACATTGATGGAAGACACTGATGCCGTGATTAATAGtccttaattgcttttttttgaaattgaaagggattaaattgctccaattttttcgagagggactaatttgctcaattttgaaattgagaggGACTGGAGAGgtctttttactttaattttttttaaaaatactaccATTAAGGTATTATTTACTTGCACATTTTCCATTATGTCAGAATACAAGAGCATACATGATTCATTCCAAACTTCTGACTACTACGCAGCAAATGTTTGTTTACGGGTGTGTATAATTCTCTTAAACAAGCTTCTAAGTGGAAAAGTTGGTATTCTTAACACTTAATCTCATGCAATGCATTTGATGGCATTCCACTCTAATTTTTGCAGGCATTTGAACACCTTCTACAATGTCAATTGATTAGTTTTATAGACAACAAAGGGCACAATCAATCTGTTGAATTTCGTCCTGTAAAGCTTCTAATTTCATCAGCTGAACTACATCAGGGGCTGAAGTCATACCAGCAGTGTCCTGTAAGTTACTATCATCATAATTTCTTTTTGACATGCATAAGCTTTCGAAAACATTTATTACATAAACTGGATCACATGTGCCTTAGAATACATTGAGAATTCATCTTCGGTTTCAAAGTCAGTGATCTCGGTGCTTTGATTGCTTTGTAGGCCATCCTTCTCAAATTAATGGATCGATAAAGTATTAAAGTAATATGGTCCAGAGAACCGTTGGATGCCTGCCCCATATGTATTGCCAAACGAAATCTAGAATGGTCGGTTACTATGCTGCATTTGCACGGGTCAGTTCCACCTTTTCTTTATATGCCATCTCTGTTAACGACTATTGTAGTGGTTCATGCTTGCTTACCTTTGATAAATGGTTTTAATGGGTTTGAGTTGGGATTTGTGTTAACCAGAGAATGAATGCACTTGTATTTGTCATCCTAAAATAAGAAATCGAATTAGGCTGTGCTTGGTAGGATAGAGAAAAAGAGATTTGTAAATGCACCGGTTATATTTCagaattatttttctatcaaattattattatttttacgaAGCAAATCTTTAATGTTCTGTTATTTTGTAGTTTCCTCTAAAATAcctgaaaaacttggtctcagaATCTCAAAGCTAGGTAATCTCAAGTGGATACTTGATTCCATTTTCCAATGTAATTTAAAAGGTTGGAAACAAGTTAGAATTTGTTAGGCCCAAAATTGTTTGGGTAGTTGAAGTGGTCAAGTCAATGGTTATTGATGGGATCGGTTTGGGTGATTCAAAGCAAATAAACtgttacaaaatttaaaaatagtattaaaaaatatacgaaatttaattcaattgatttGTATCGATTtgtagataaattaattttacacCTCATTGGACCCGTGTCTTGACCGATTATCATTTCAACTGATCCAATTGATCGATTTTGTTTGGTCAATACTAATTCAGCTTTGCTTTGACTGTTTCAAAACTCTTTTTGGTAGTCGAAATCTAGTGCTAAGCAAActgtttttttttatacaataaactTGTGTTAATTGAGCTGTGTAATGTCAAAAGATTTTTGTTATGTCAATTTCGAATTCAATCCCTCCACATTCTACATCCTTTAACAAGAAAAATTTAACAAGAAAAATGTTATAGCAAAGTTCTTTTCGAAAGCATATTTTGAACAATATTATAAATTTTGCAATAGCAACTATGGTAATTGAAGATATTAATAATTGAGACTTTagaaacataaacaaaaaaagagagaagaaattagggtttttaaaaaaaacaacaatgtTAACTTTTTAGACTTCAAATTTGATTTGGTTGGAGACTCAAAACCCAAACAACATTAATAACTGAATCAAAGATTTGCTTCACATCCACAAGAATGAAATTAAGGTAAGTCATGAGTGGGTTAACAATGGAAGCAAACTCCAAAATGTTGTTTGATTGATAGTGTTGTGGTGTGTGGTGAAAGGTGTGAAGGACCTTGCAATTATGTTCACAGAGATGATGGTATTATGGTGTTGTAGTTTGGTTTTCTTGTTTAGGCATTTGTATCAACCTATGCTATATATTTCAATAAGCATGTTATTGCTGCCCTTCACTTTTCCCAAATGCTCTATTTACCTGTGTAAATTTCTGTTTGAGGTTGTGCCTACACTTGACCTAAATACCTTTTCACATATTCTTAGTTTTTTCTCCTAACAACTTCTAGtcttttaatatatcaaaatagtGGAGTAGGTAATTATGGACGAACCACTATAAATAATTGTGTCAACCTTTTTTTCTTACTCTTTTGAAATATCAATTCACCCTTAATATTGTCCGACCtattttgttatttgtttataatttttttctaaaatattattgataatttttatgataattaatatatattttaggaTTTAAAGTATGTAGTTCTATTATTACAATTTTTActatcaaatataaattacaaaatttctaTGTAATTATATTTTATCAATCGAACACAAGAACTAAAATTCTTTTTACTTCCAAGGAAATATAATTATTGCCTTAACAataaactttcattcaattattttatgaGGTACAAACAAATCCCATGTAATTTATATTAACAAAGAAATGGATTCCGTCAACCTTTGAATTGAAATTAggattttaaaaaaggaaaatatacattttggtattgaaatttagtttcaaagtttaatttaatacctaaacttttttcAACCCAATTAGGTACTGAAACTTAACTTTTTTGTTCAAATTAGTACCTAAACTTAGTTTTATAGTTCAAATTGGttcaaataaatcatttataataaGTAATAATTTCGACAAAAAGACCAATTTCAAGTACCAATTTGAACTAAAAAGTCGAGTTCAGTTATTTAATTGGATTAAAATAAGCTTTAGGTATTAATTTAAATCTTAAAACCAAGTTCAAGTGtctaattgtacaaaaatatcaagaaattaAGTACcaaaaaatgtatatttaaaagAGTACAGGGATTATTGGCacaaaaccaaataaaagaaacttGTTCTTCGATTTTGAAGGTAAGAAGAGGAGGAggaatatatgtattttataaaattcgGTAGAACTATTTTTTAAAGtaactctaaaaataataaaacttgtttttttttttcattttcattagtcCTTCCAAAAGTCAGAGAGATGAAGAAGTCACCTTTTTAATCACACAAAGGAGAAAATTACAGTCCTCACTTACCTTCATTAGACAGGTTGGAAATCATAGACAAAGTGTTATCAATTAATGGACATTACTACTATAATAATGGCTCGGTCCGAGTGTAAGAGAAATCAAACTCATTACAATACAAGACATTCCACAAATAGTTGTAAGTGGGTGATCGTATCCTCATCTTTTTAATCTTGTAATATTTCCAACCAAATACAAGGATTGTCACACTCAATAATCATCTTCTTGTAGCCATCCCATCTACCCCATAATTCTGCTTGCTTCACTCAGCATATACCCAAGTTTTGTTTGTAACCTGTCAACCATTCAATAGAAAGTTGGTTGAATTGCACTTGGAACAACAGAAATAAAGACCCATGCATGTTAAATTAGTAGTGACTTTCAATATTTAGccttaaaaaaatgaatgattCATAAAATTGAATCTTATTTTATGAGGTAGAGAAAAAATGGAGGAAAATTTTTGGTCAATCGTTTTTTTCGCTTCATTTCATTGAAAAACAAtgaaaaattgagagaaaaacATTGTAAGATTCATAGAATTTTGCTCTTTTCACACTTCTCTTCatcatttttttccttctttttaggaTTATTAGTTCTTTTCGTATCATTGAAGAAACCACAATAGTATGACATCTTCATTCAATAGCAACCATGATGAACATGTTGAACAAGGAGAATAGTACTGTTTCAAGGGCATGGGAGGCCACTTTGCGCAAAACACATGCAGCAAAGAAACGTGCAAATAGCATTTTTGGTACAATAGCTTTAGCAAATGCAACAGCTACtaacaccaccaccaccac carries:
- the LOC107935553 gene encoding origin of replication complex subunit 4, with protein sequence MGREKEKEKPSEKALNLLRSRLSDPNFIFRPLSDSPDSNYSKLKFIISTSVTEACNNSILLLGPHGSGKVAVLELVLSDLLQQYPEAISVIRLNGLLHSDDNCALKEIARQLCMEHQLLFSKVASFDDNSQFMIAMLRECGLAHKTIIFVLDEFDFFAQGKQRLLYSLLDAMQSVNSQAVVIGVSCRLDVDQLLEKRVRSRFSHRKLLFLSPSKEDTERFMEHILSLPMDSSLPHNYAAEFNGRLKKILSDERFKELIDTYLSFNFTIGHLVRFLFQAVSYMDLNAGFLSLGNLKTALSSNQRQLKLESIRDCSVLELYMMVCMKRLEVKEQTSYNFYSVMTEYKSIHDSFQTSDYYAANVCLRAFEHLLQCQLISFIDNKGHNQSVEFRPVKLLISSAELHQGLKSYQQCPAILLKLMDR